The Colletes latitarsis isolate SP2378_abdomen chromosome 14, iyColLati1, whole genome shotgun sequence genome has a segment encoding these proteins:
- the Myo81f gene encoding unconventional myosin 81F isoform X1: protein MVAKHFTQGSSPEFGVPDMTVISDIDETGINRNLQVRYGRDQIYTYTGSILVAVNPYKEVDFYTNEYVTRYHGQKMGSLEPHVFALAEAAYRSLQDTESNQSCVISGESGAGKTETTKFILQYLCSVTSNVDTWVEQQILEANTILEAFGNAKTVRNDNSSRFGKFMQVCFDSKWMIKGCIIQDYLLEQSRITFQSAGERNYHVFYQLVEAGTRDKEFAEQYKLMPASHYKYLNQSGCVKIDGISDSKKLDALRLAFNVLQVAPEMCEGIFRVLSAILWLGNLSFEDVDGERCELSTEDLEIVGTVAPLLGLQVEDLTKVVLIRQINVRGNITEIPLKVQEARENRHAMAKALYSRAFAWLINHINNCTNPGQDSSRFLGVLDIFGFENFAVNSFEQLCINYTNEKLHKFFNHYVFALEQELYRQEEIQYSHITFTDNTMCLELIEKPPRCVLKLLTEQCHMPKGSDLAYLTNLHAEFENHPCYVKGDDRRKWEKEFGVKHYAGCVTYTVEGFVDKNRDVQQDVFFDFMSRSTNEFVQEITVYQDLLGCTVARASGNTTTMSRGTSKGKPTLCDSFRHQLQALVDVLQATTPWYARCIKPNMQKIANHYDEKLVLDQLKYLGMLDIIRIRKEGFPIHMAFHDFIARYRCLDKARLSRSGEEIEAVKCLISSQGIPETEWQIGRSKVFLRSYVHEPLEDSRNQMVTSNAIMIQKIWRGYVDRKDYKRVREAALKVQHAYRGWKLRIMFIRKRRAAIVIQSHLRGVFAREVATALREMRRVDEEMRKRERLEEERRLMEDKKALEESQSAQYNGIVGMEPGKAQEEIAALSQMAEQMNSKMAASDLQSVDLDNLFSFLSDVQSTKGNQIIDEIGEQMDELVEDLDVELETVIQLEMEMNSKSESSANTPNGQEPPSPPQQQSQSQQRIACGNSGKLGQPSLPEPTEPPPPPPPPAPPIAMNGDSSTDNGEPIYESVLPREENSPSSPIVVNGNSGSLVNGETCGSPPPVPNNKVIKEQIASSPPSRPESRNSNSHHLHHNHHQPVPQQQQNGHDQQQQQQQQQPQPQPVEREQRRKCRVERKLQELEDKKEPDSEVTYHDIVEFAQNYFNSHERSPEGTIMATLTRKSRGKSVEYIPKYEMVTYYKGSTIPNSHIHMYDPDNVNVACSVFRDLCKYIRGEMKLDQEIATIQSIIGYGIEREELRDEIFVQCMRQATNNPNLEWAERVWLLLCLAIVAFQPSKLLYKYFLSFLRKNLALEGKLRQYVQWCVDNCKNMKASCRQHPPSTVEIAAMRRLGTIVCRFFFLDGRTKAIDVHPTDTAADAVTKLGEKLGLRSLEGWAIYQSRPDGEEHVRAHDYLYDVIAAWEMKQCKLNTAQSTFSTLRRGNNATLGSGDNRFVFKRRLFRNTREISQDPVEVNMLYAQAVYNVVKCDDFPVSEKVALQLAGLQAQVALGDPKDNDRLDYYSEVDSFLPYRISRARGDDVWVPIIAQAHRQYGAGRKELAAKVLYLSCVMQYPLYGTTMFNVTYRGYWSYGNQLILGINCEGLMLIKPDDKFVLSEYRYQDVESIMLDPSDSFITLSLLRHNPDSSHKCFVFETAQKNEIGSLIVSYCPALAGWITENEVPTKKLKCITNEDRIRLYHNLVNCRRTLVDAEILRKPQDSGGGFLRNTLRRLSKHRIEKLRQEHGSATDHGETYKGFPYAYWAFSRQAIPQSLSKLPDPDEQMSLSVFQLILTYAGLGQNGDTVRRVEDEHVNLIQTVMERCIRKENLLGELYLQLIKQTTDHPDPNSRVNLRHWALLSLACSVILPPQKVIRKYLIAHLKRCASDYVTEEGKYARFAEKCLYKTQGTRRRQWPPSREEIMCTINRRPIYARFHFMDGQYHAVEFHPSATARDVMEIIKVKIGLEETALGYAIYEVLGPTERALIPEEKIADVMSKWERYRTANAQQNQSQRKHAHHFFLFKKHLFLDQYMNLDDPVEKELLYHQVLHDLRADRFPITEKEAVNNFLSMMLTALQAQLELGDCEDAVSDQDYRTISSHCLPARLVPNLCVEGVFQHHQSLRGMTPPEAKKAFLNLIQSWPLHRATIFDVMQSFTSNWPRVLWLAVDQQGLHLLEHRSRNALCTYEYNSILSYSPAVSCLMIITGTDKKQSKVILTTSQAHQIANLIREYMDVLQSPPEIPKRDSAIAQQIAQQQLQQPPSNLTTAGGRKSRPASVLHRGAPVIQSQAS, encoded by the exons GAGTACGTGACCAGGTACCATGGGCAGAAAATGGGCTCTCTGGAGCCGCACGTGTTCGCTCTGGCCGAGGCTGCGTACAGGTCGCTCCAGGACACGGAAAGTAATCAGTCCTGCGTGATATCCGGCGAGAGCGGCGCTGGGAAGACCGAAACCACGAAATTTATCCTGCAATATCTGTGCTCCGTGACCAGCAACGTGGACACGTGGGTGGAGCAGCAGATCCTGGAGGCGAACACCATCCTCGAAGCATTCG GTAACGCGAAGACGGTGAGAAACGACAACAGCTCACGGTTCGGGAAGTTCATGCAAGTGTGCTTCGACAGCAAGTGGATGATCAAAGGGTGCATCATCCAGGATTACCTCCTGGAGCAGAGCCGTATAACGTTCCAAAGTGCCGGGGAGAGGAACTACCACGTGTTCTATCAGCTGGTCGAGGCTGGCACGAGGGACAAGGAATTCGCCGAGCAGTACAAACTGATGCCAGCCAGCCACTACAAGTATCTCAATCAGTCTGGCTGCGTGAAGATCGATGGAATCTCCGACTCTAAGAAGCTGGATGCACTTAGGCTCGCGTTCAACGTGCTTCAG GTTGCGCCAGAGATGTGCGAGGGCATTTTCAGAGTGCTGTCCGCCATTCTCTGGCTGGGAAACCTGAGCTTCGAGGACGTCGATGGCGAAAGATGCGAACTGAGCACCGAGGATCTCGAGATTGTCGGGACGGTGGCTCCGTTGCTGGGTCTGCAGGTCGAGGATCTAACGAAGGTGGTGCTAATACGACAAATAAACGTTCGTGGAAACATCACCGAGATACCTCTGAAAGTGCAGGAAGCCAGAGAAAACAGGCACGCGATGGCGAAAGCGTTGTATTCGAGGGCGTTCGCCTGGCTCATCAACCACATCAACAATTGCACGAATCCCGGGCAGGACAGCTCGAGGTTCCTCGGCGTCCTCGATATATTCGGCTTCGAGAACTTCGCCGTAAACAGCTTTGAGCAACTGTGCATTAATTACACCAACGAGAAGCTGCACAAGTTTTTCAATCACTATGTGTTCGCATTGGAGCAAGAGCTC TACCGCCAGGAAGAGATCCAATACTCCCATATCACCTTCACGGACAACACCATGTGCCTGGAATTAATCGAGAAACCTCCACGATGTGTTCTTAAGTTACTGACCGAGCAGTGCCATATGCCGAAAGGCTCCGACTTAGCTTACCTGACCAATTTGCACGCCGAATTCGAGAACCATCCGTGCTACGTGAAAGGCGACGACCGTCGAAAATGGGAGAAAGAGTTTGGCGTGAAGCATTACGCGGGATGCGTTACGTACACCGTCGAGGGTTTCGTGGACAAGAACCGCGACGTCCAACAAGACGTCTTCTTCGACTTCATGTCGAGAAGCACGAACGAATTCGTGCAAGAGATTACCGTTTACCAGGACCTTCTTGGTTGCACGGTGGCTCGTGCAAGCGGAAACACTACTACCATGTCTCGCGGAACGTCCAAAGGCAAGCCTACTCTTTGCGACTCGTTCAGGCATCAGCTGCAGGCGCTGGTCGACGTTCTGCAAGCCACGACACCCTGGTACGCAAGATGCATCAAGCCAAACATGCAAAAGATAGCGAACCACTACGACGAGAAGCTGGTGTTGGATCAGCTGAAGTATCTAGGCATGTTGGACATCATTCGAATAAGAAAGGAGGGCTTCCCTATACATATGGCGTTCCACGACTTCATCGCTAGGTATCGTTGCTTGGACAAGGCGCGTTTGTCCCGTTCTGGGGAGGAGATCGAAGCTGTCAAGTGCCTGATCAGTAGCCAAGGCATACCAGAGACCGAGTGGCAAATAGGCAGGAGCAAGGTGTTTCTGAGAAGCTACGTTCACGAGCCGTTGGAAGACTCTAGGAACCAAATGGTCACCAGTAATGCCATCATGATACAAAAGATATGGAGGGGCTACGTCGATAGAAAGG ACTACAAACGCGTAAGGGAGGCTGCGTTGAAGGTGCAGCACGCTTATCGAGGCTGGAAACTAAGGATAATGTTCATCAGAAAGCGCAGAGCAGCTATTGTCATTCAGAGTCATCTGCGCGGTGTCTTTGCCAGAGAGGTGGCGACAGCCCTGAGGGAAATGAGGCGAGTGGATGAAGaaatgagaaagagagagagattaGAGGAAGAGAGGAGACTAATGGAAGACAAGAAAGCGCTAGAAGAGAGCCAAAG CGCACAGTACAATGGTATTGTCGGAATGGAGCCTGG GAAGGCGCAAGAAGAAATCGCCGCGTTGTCGCAAATGGCAGAACAGATGAACTCCAAGATGGCTGCTTCGGATTTGCAATCGGTAGATCTGGACAATCTGTTCTCGTTTCTGTCCGACGTTCAGTCGACGAAGGGCAATCAAATTATCGACGAAATTGGCGAACAAATGGACGAATTGGTGGAAGATCTTGACGTAGAACTAGAGACTGTGATTCAATTAGAGATGGAGATGAACTCCAAGTCAGAATCCAGCGCGAACACTCCTAATGGGCAGGAACCACCGTCGCCGCCCCAGCAACAATCGCAGTCGCAGCAGAGGATAGCCTGTGGAAACAGTGGCAAGCTTGGTCAGCCTAGTCTTCCAGAACCCACTGAACCtcctccgcccccgccaccgCCTGCTCCACCTATAGCAATGAACGGTGATTCCTCCACCGACAACGGGGAACCAATTTACGAATCCGTTTTGCCACGCGAGGAAAATAGTCCCAGCAGTCCCATCGTGGTGAACGGAAACTCTGGATCGTTGGTGAACGGGGAGACCTGTGGATCGCCTCCACCGGTACCAAATAACAAGGTCATCAAGGAACAAATTGCAAGCAGTCCTCCCTCCAGGCCAGAATCGAGGAATTCGAACAGCCATCACTTGCATCACAACCATCACCAACCGGTGCCTCAGCAGCAACAGAACGGCCACgatcagcagcaacagcagcagcaacaacagccaCAACCACAGCCGGTAGAACGCGAGCAAAGACGCAAATGTAGAGTGGAGCGCAAGCTTCAGGAATTAGAGGACAAAAAGGAACCTGACAGCGAAGTAACATATCACGACATAGTAGAGTTCGCGCAGAATTACTTTAACAGCCACGAACGATCGCCCGAGGGAACGATAATGGCCACTCTCACCAGAAAATCGCGCGGCAAGAGCGTAGAGTACATACCAAAGTACGAAATGGTCACCTATTATAAAGGCTCCACCATTCCAAATTCTCACATTCATATGTACGACCCTGATAACGTTAACGTGGCGTGCTCAGTCTTCAGG GATCTCTGTAAATACATAAGGGGAGAGATGAAATTGGATCAGGAGATCGCAACTATTCAGAGTATAATCGGTTATGGTATCGAGCGTGAAGAGTTGAGGGACGAGATTTTTGTTCAGTGCATGCGTCAGGCAACAAATAACCCTAACCTAGAATGGGCTGAACGAGTCTGGTTATTGCTGTGTCTGGCGATCGTTGCTTTTCAGCCTAGTAAACTACTCTACAAGTATTTCCTCTCGTTCTTGCGAAAGAATTTGGCTCTAGAAGGGAAACTGAGGCAGTACGTTCAATGGTGCGTGGATAATTGTAAAAACATGAAAGCCTCGTGCAGACAACATCCACCGTCCACGGTAGAGATCGCTGCCATGAGACGATTGGGCACTATAGTTTGCCGGTTCTTCTTCCTGGATGGAAGAACCAAGGCTATCGATGTGCATCCAACCGACACAGCCGCCGATGCGGTTACCAAGTTAGGCGAAAAATTGGGGCTTCGATCTCTGGAGGGTTGGGCGATTTACCAAAGCAGACCGGATGGCGAGGAGCACGTGCGGGCGCACGATTACTTGTACGACGTCATAGCTGCTTGGGAAAT GAAACAATGCAAGTTGAACACAGCGCAATCAACATTTTCCACGCTGCGGCGAGGTAATAACGCTACTTTAGGTAGCGGTGATAATAGATTCGTCTTCAAGCGTAGATTGTTCAGAAACACTCGTGAAATATCTCAGGATCCCGTTGAAGTGAACATGCTGTATGCCCAAGCAGTGTACAACGTTGTGAAG TGCGACGACTTCCCAGTATCCGAGAAAGTTGCGCTTCAGCTTGCAGGCCTGCAAGCTCAAGTCGCTTTGGGAGATCCGAAAGATAACGATCGATTAGATTATTATAGCGAGGTGGATAGCTTTTTGCCttatcgaataagtcgagcccgaGGCGATGACGTTTGGGTACCGATAATAGCCCAGGCGCACAGACAGTACGGTGCCGGTCGCAAAGAATTGGCGGCCAAAGTGTTGTATCTGTCGTGCGTGATGCAATACCCGCTCTACGGCACGACAATGTTCAACGTCACGTATCGAGGATACTGGTCCTACGGTAATCAACTGATCTTGGGCATCAACTGCGAAGGTTTGATGCTGATCAAGCCGGACGATAAGTTCGTTTTATCGGAGTATAGGTATCAGGATGTGGAGAGCATTATGTTGGACCCGAGTGACTCCTTCATCACGCTGTCCCTACTTCGTCACAATCCTGACAGTTCGCACAAGTGTTTCGTGTTCGAAACTGCGCAGAAAAACGAGATAGGTAGTCTGATCGTTAGTTACTGTCCAGCGTTGGCTGGTTGGATTACGGAGAACGAGGTTCCTACTAAGAAGCTCAAGTGCATCACTAACGAGGATCGTATTAGGCTCTATCACAACTTGGTTAACTGTCGAAGGACGCTCGTCGATGCGGAAATACTGAGGAAACCGCAGGACTCTGGCGGTGGTTTCCTCAGGAATACCCTTAGGAGGCTATCGAAGCACAGAATAGAGAAGCTCAGGCAGGAACACGGTAGCGCAACCGATCACGGTGAGACTTACAAGGGATTCCCGTACGCATACTGGGCGTTCAGCAGACAAGCTATACCTCAGAGTCTTTCGAAACTTCCCGATCCTGACGAGCAGATGTCCCTCAGTGTGTTCCAATTAATCCTAACATACGCGGGTCTCGGACAAAATGGGGACACGGTTCGAAGAGTCGAAGACGAGCACGTGAACCTGATACAAACGGTGATGGAACGTTGCATAAGGAAGGAGAACTTGCTGGGCGAATTGTATTTACAGTTAATCAAGCAAACTACCGATCACCCTGATCCTAATAGTCGGGTGAATCTTAGGCATTGGGCGTTGCTCTCTCTGGCCTGTTCGGTAATTCTACCGCCACAAAAGGTTATTAGAAAGTATCTGATCGCGCACTTGAAGCGTTGCGCCAGCGATTACGTGACAGAAGAAGGGAAATATGCTCGATTCGCTGAAAAGTGCCTTTACAAGACGCAGGGCACGAGGAGAAGACAATGGCCACCGAGCAGGGAAGAGATAATGTGCACGATCAATCGTAGGCCAATTTACGCGAGATTCCATTTCATGGATGGACAGTATCATGCCGTGGAATTCCATCCGTCGGCGACAGCCAGGGATGTTATGGAAATCATCAAAGTTAAGATTGGTCTGGAAGAAACTGCTCTAG GATATGCTATTTACGAGGTCCTAGGACCGACCGAACGAGCATTGATACCAGAAGAGAAAATCGCGGATGTAATGTCGAAATGGGAACGTTACAGAACGGCGAACGCACAACAGAACCAATCGCAAAGGAAACATGCACACCACTTCTTCCTATTTAAGAAACATTTGTTCCTCGATCAATACATGAATCTCGACGATCCGGTGGAGAAAGAGTTACTGTACCATCAAGTGTTGCACGATTTACGCGCTGATCGGTTCCCAATCACCGAGAAGGAAGctgtaaataattttctttcc ATGATGCTAACAGCCTTGCAAGCTCAATTAGAACTAGGTGATTGCGAAGATGCCGTTTCGGACCAAGATTACCGTACTATATCGAGTCACTGCCTACCTGCAAGACTGGTACCAAATTTGTGCGTGGAAGGTGTTTTCCAACACCATCAATCTTTAAGAGGAATGACGCCGCCCGAAGCAAAAAAGGCTTTCTTAAATTTAATTCAGTCATGGCCACTGCACAGGGCCACGATATTCGATGTGATGCAATCGTTTACTTCGAACTGGCCACGTGTTCTTTGGTTGGCCGTCGATCAACAAGGTCTTCACCTTCTGGAACATCGTTCTAGAAATGCTCTCTGTACCTACGAATATAACAGTATTCTCAGTTATAGTCCAGCTGTTAGTTGTTTGATGATTATCACCGGTACCGATAAGAAACAGAGCAAAGTGATCCTAACGACATCCCAG GCACACCAAATAGCGAATTTAATTCGCGAATATATGGACGTGCTCCAATCACCGCCAGAAATACCGAAGAGAGATTCAGCGATAGCTCAACAAATAGCTCAGCAACAGCTGCAGCAACCACCGTCGAATCTCACGACTGCCGGTGGTCGTAAATCTCGACCTGCTTCGGTATTGCATAGAGGTGCTCCAGTGATACAATCGCAAGCTAGTTAA